From one Solanum stenotomum isolate F172 chromosome 12, ASM1918654v1, whole genome shotgun sequence genomic stretch:
- the LOC125848541 gene encoding protein DETOXIFICATION 9-like isoform X4 — protein sequence MAEEEPLVNLEKEDVAVTEKVFVEEVKEMSRIALPMIVVTVSQYLLRVSPMIMLGHLGELSLSSASIATSLSNVTGYSVLFGMCSALETLCGQAYGAGQYRKLGTFTYSAIICLFLVCIPVSVLWIFTDKLLILMGQDPSIATEAGKYAIWLIPTLFPYAILQSLVRYLQAQSLILPMLLSAVVSLCFQVTICWVFIFKLNLGIIGAALSIGLSYWLNVILLILYVKYSSVCEKTRASFSRDVFLTTGDFFRFAIPSAVMVCLEWWAFELIILLSGLFPNPMLETSVLSICFTITTVHYHIPYSFGAAASTRISNELGAGRPQAAKIALAAVIVLSATEVVLASITLFVVRDVWGYAFSYEKEVVTYVAEITPILCISIIMDGTQAVLSGVARGSGWQHIGAYVNLGAYYLVGIPAVLLLGFVLHLKGKGLWSGLVAGTFVQSISLSLVTGFTNWEKQAIEARRRIFSEKLAGKNKFIELPDIQMLKGEMKL from the exons ATGGCGGAGGAAGAGCCGCTGGTTAATCTGGAGAAAGAAGATGTGGCGGTGACAGAGAAAGTGTTTGTTGAAGAGGTGAAAGAGATGAGTCGCATTGCTTTGCCTATGATAGTGGTGACAGTATCACAGTACCTTTTACGCGTTTCGCCAATGATTATGTTAGGTCACCTTGGTGAACTCTCACTTTCTAGTGCTTCTATTGCTACTTCACTTTCCAATGTTACTGGTTACAGTGTTCTT TTTGGAATGTGTAGTGCGCTGGAGACTCTATGTGGGCAGGCCTATGGAGCAGGACAATATCGAAAACTTGGAACTTTTACTTATAGTGCTATTATTTGTCTGTTTCTGGTATGTATACCAGTCTCTGTTCTGTGGATCTTTACGGATAAACTTCTTATATTGATGGGCCAAGATCCTTCCATTGCAACTGAAGCTGGAAAATACGCGATTTGGCTCATTCCTACACTATTTCCATATGCTATTCTTCAGTCACTAGTCCGGTATCTGCAGGCACAGAGTTTAATCCTACCAATGCTTTTAAGTGCAGTTGTATCTTTATGCTTCCAAGTTACGATTTGTTGggtttttatattcaaattgaatTTAGGGATTATCGGAGCAGCATTGTCAATCGGTTTATCTTATTGGTTGAATGTGATCTTGCTTATACTTTATGTGAAGTACTCATCGGTTTGTGAAAAGACTCGAGCTTCATTCTCTAGGGATGTTTTCCTGACTACAGGGGACTTCTTCCGGTTTGCAATCCCATCTGCTGTAATGGTTTG CTTGGAATGGTGGGCATTTGAGCTAATCATTCTGCTCTCCGGTCTGTTTCCAAATCCGATGCTAGAAACATCTGTTCTGTCCATATG CTTTACAATCACTACTGTGCACTACCATATACCTTATTCTTTCGGTGCTGCGGCAAG TACACGGATTTCAAATGAGCTTGGAGCTGGGAGGCCACAAGCGGCAAAAATTGCTCTCGCTGCTGTCATAGTTCTTTCAGCTACAGAGGTTGTTCTTGCTAGTATAACTCTATTTGTAGTCCGCGATGTATGGGGctatgcattttcttatgagAAAGAAGTAGTCACTTATGTCGCAGAAATTACTCCTATTCTTTGCATATCAATCATCATGGACGGCACCCAAGCTGTACTATCAG GAGTTGCCAGAGGAAGCGGGTGGCAGCATATTGGAGCCTATGTGAACCTTGGAGCATATTATTTGGTTGGAATTCCCGCGGTTCTATTACTTGGATTTGTATTGCATCTAAAAGGCAAGGGTCTTTGGAGTGGATTGGTGGCTGGAACATTTGTGCAATCTATTTCACTCTCCCTTGTCACAGGCTTCACCAATTGGGAGAAACAG GCCATTGAAGCAAGACGCAGAATATTTAGTGAAAAGCTTGCTGGCAAAAATAAGTTCATTGAATTACCGGACATTCAAATGCTAAAGGGTGAAATGAAGCTTTAA
- the LOC125848549 gene encoding uncharacterized protein LOC125848549 has product MHYYKLLGRSKSHDSDNSDSENTVNKNIPAEFLCQAIFAGDSFYDVEAAYGRFEGVVRTATGYYGGTMRKPSYKDVSEGNTGHTEAVKITYDNRFVSYKSLCDFFWDTHDPTNKNSLNFGLSTHLRSAIFCSTEEERKQAQQSKIRRQMKLNRRILTKLSFLISNCEFFVAENQHQKYYLQKHYRLCESLSLRSTEQFVDSYIACKLNGVLALDGELILEKLPQLTRTCLLPKQCKSTCDEIIQDLKTTIAHGSTIS; this is encoded by the exons ATGCATTACTACAAATTACTTGGACGGAGCAAATCTCACGATTCAGACAACTCTGATTCGGAAAACACTGTTAATAAGAATATTCCAGCAGAATTCCTCTGTCAAGCAATTTTTGCTGGAG ATAGTTTCTATGATGTTGAAGCAGCATATGGTCGATTCGAAGGAGTCGTAAGAACTGCAACAGGATATTATGGAGGAACTATGAGAAAACCTTCCTACAAAGATGTCTCTGAAGGAAACACAGGACATACTGAAGCAGTGAAAATCACATATGATAACAGATTTGTATCTTACAAATCTCTTTGCGATTTTTTCTGGGATACTCATGATCCAACCAATAAAAATTCCCTT AATTTTGGGTTAAGTACGCATCTGAGATCTGCTATATTCTGCTCAACAGAAGAAGAGAGGAAACAAGCACAACAATCAAAGATAAGGCGGCAAATGAAGCTTAATAGGAGGATTCTAACGAAATTAAGTTTCTTAATTAGTAATTGTGAATTTTTTGTTGCGGAGAATCAACATCAGAAGTATTATCTCCAGAAGCATTACAGGCTTTGTGAAAGTTTGAGCCTAAGAAGCACTGAACAATTTGTGGACTCTTACATTGCCTGCAAACTTAACGG AGTATTGGCATTGGATGGGGAACTCATATTGGAGAAGCTACCACAATTAACGAGGACTTGTCTGTTGCCCAAGCAATGCAAGTCCACTTGTGATGAAATTATACAAGATTTAAAGACAACAATTGCCCATGGCTCCACTATTTCTTGA
- the LOC125848547 gene encoding delta(7)-sterol-C5(6)-desaturase-like produces MDDYLNLFVEETSFFNRIVLGTFLPESWWGPLPHWFQGWLRNYIGGVLLYFLSGFLWCFYIYYLKRNVYLPKDAIPSNKAMLLQIGVAMKAMPWYCALPSLSEYMIENGWTKCFSRISDVGWMPYLIYVALYLVIVEFGIYWMHRELHDIKPLYKYLHATHHIYNKQNTLSPFAGLAFHPLDGILQAVPHVVALFLLPVHFTTHIALLFIEAIWTANIHDCIHAKVWPVMGAGYHTIHHTTYRHNYGHYTIWMDWMFGTLRDPVEDEVKKM; encoded by the exons ATGGACGACTACTTGAATTTATTTGTAGAGGAGACGTCGTTTTTTAATAGGATTGTTCTGGGCACATTCTTGCCGGAATCATGGTGGGGACCACTCCCTCATTGGTTTCAAGGATGGCTTCGCAACTACATCGGTGGAGTCTTGCTTTACTTTCTTTCTGGTTTTCTTTGGTGCTTCTACATCTATTACTTAAAACGCAATGTTTATCTACCTAAAG ATGCCATCCCTTCAAATAAAGCTATGCTCTTGCAAATAGGAGTTGCAATGAAAGCTATGCCATGGTACTGTGCCCTTCCATCACTTTCTGAGTACATGATTGAAAATGGGTGGACTAAATGTTTCTCAAGAATAAGCGATGTCGGATGGATGCCCTACCTTATCTATGTTGCACTTTATCTGGTAATAGTAGAATTTGGTATCTATTGGATGCATCGAGAGTTGCATGACATAAAACCTCTGTACAAGTATCTCCATGCTACACATCATATATACAACAAGCAAAATACACTCTCCCCTTTTGCTG GTTTGGCGTTCCACCCATTGGATGGAATACTACAGGCAGTGCCACACGTAGTAGCTCTTTTTCTGTTGCCTGTGCATTTTACCACACACATTGCTCTCTTATTCATAGAAGCCATATGGACTGCAAATATTCATGACTGTATACATGCGAAGGTTTGGCCTGTAATGGGTGCCGGTTACCATACCATCCACCATACTACGTACCGCCATAATTATGGTCACTACACAATATGGATGGACTGGATGTTTGGAACTCTTCGCGATCCTGTTGAAGATGAAGTCAAGAAAATGTAA